A genomic window from Flintibacter sp. KGMB00164 includes:
- a CDS encoding LysR family transcriptional regulator, which produces MPYNINLKHLECFIKVAQLGSINKAAQALFISQPHLGKIIHDLENEMGYLLLNRSNQGVTLTPEGEEFLKHAARVLEEMNCLRRPSIKTAEFNHLSVSMTKFSHVMESFIEVVLNHQDQPSFSHRLYEGNAEEVIDDVLSGRATVGVFHFDSKRRREMEKLLSSQRMVYRSLAYVEPHIVISKNHPLVRQHKPITLQALAPYGMIRYLGQYDDLAHNLFETQLQGMESNNSKVIYLSNRQSLMRLISVSDFYSIGIHDFEMQDAGYKAMSVPISGCDFMFEFGYVKMEGEPLSDITQEFIENVKARLN; this is translated from the coding sequence ATGCCGTACAATATCAATTTAAAGCATCTGGAGTGCTTTATTAAAGTGGCCCAGCTGGGCTCCATCAACAAAGCGGCCCAGGCTCTGTTTATTTCCCAGCCCCATCTGGGCAAGATCATCCACGACCTAGAAAACGAGATGGGCTATCTTCTGCTCAACCGCAGCAACCAGGGGGTCACCCTCACGCCCGAGGGGGAGGAATTTTTAAAGCATGCCGCCCGGGTGCTGGAGGAGATGAACTGTCTGCGGCGACCCAGCATAAAAACCGCGGAATTTAACCATCTTTCCGTCTCTATGACCAAGTTTTCTCATGTAATGGAGAGCTTTATCGAAGTGGTCCTCAACCACCAGGACCAGCCCTCCTTCTCCCACCGGCTCTACGAGGGCAACGCCGAGGAGGTCATCGACGACGTACTCTCCGGCCGGGCCACAGTGGGGGTATTTCACTTTGACAGCAAGCGCCGCCGGGAGATGGAAAAGCTGCTCTCCTCCCAGCGGATGGTCTACCGCAGTCTGGCCTATGTGGAGCCCCACATCGTCATCTCCAAAAACCATCCTCTGGTGCGCCAGCACAAGCCCATTACCCTGCAGGCCCTGGCTCCCTACGGCATGATCCGATACCTTGGCCAGTATGACGACCTGGCCCACAATCTTTTTGAAACGCAGCTCCAGGGCATGGAGAGCAACAATTCCAAGGTGATCTACCTGTCCAACCGGCAGTCTCTCATGCGCCTGATTTCTGTGAGCGACTTTTACAGCATCGGCATCCACGACTTCGAGATGCAGGATGCCGGCTACAAGGCCATGTCGGTTCCCATCAGCGGCTGCGACTTCATGTTCGAGTTCGGCTATGTGAAAATGGAGGGGGAACCGCTGTCGGACATCACCCAGGAATTTATTGAAAATGTAAAAGCCAGACTAAATTAA
- a CDS encoding sugar diacid recognition domain-containing protein, whose protein sequence is MFLTKENGMRIVEEIKETIGRDVNIMDRTGTILASTDPKRIGQLHTIAKEILEQQLPVLEVAAGEEGPGAQQGVNLPIYVDGNCEGVIGITGPPDAVRDFGAIVKKMTEILLTTMRQQEQSLLVEQARSLFLEEWLFAQDLDWSAFAERGALLDIDIREPKRIAILEYEPRGTAQPPELHSGRLLQMAQRYVQGEQTLCAVVNRRLLLVFGPEQKALEVLKRFQQAAESFYEVTLSGGLSSLSRGAEDIRRCYNEAKIAARAAAKNHTILEYSGISLDFVLQNLEPKVKADVCRAIFEAVPEDEREELLECLVLYFRCEGNVERAAQSIHVHKNTFRYRMGKLAQYTGYDLRRPRDAAMLYIAMQFLDAERNSFPGGNNPQK, encoded by the coding sequence ATGTTCCTGACCAAAGAGAACGGAATGCGGATCGTAGAGGAGATCAAGGAGACCATCGGCCGGGATGTGAACATCATGGACCGCACAGGCACCATCCTGGCCAGCACCGACCCCAAGCGGATCGGTCAGCTGCACACCATCGCCAAGGAAATCCTGGAGCAGCAGCTTCCGGTGCTGGAGGTGGCCGCCGGAGAGGAGGGACCGGGCGCTCAGCAGGGGGTAAACCTGCCCATCTATGTGGACGGAAATTGCGAGGGTGTCATCGGCATCACCGGTCCTCCCGATGCGGTGCGGGATTTTGGGGCCATTGTGAAAAAAATGACCGAGATCCTGCTGACCACCATGCGCCAGCAGGAGCAGAGCCTGCTGGTGGAGCAGGCCCGGAGCCTGTTTTTGGAGGAGTGGCTCTTCGCCCAGGACCTGGACTGGTCCGCCTTTGCCGAGCGGGGCGCGCTGCTGGACATCGACATCCGGGAGCCCAAGCGCATCGCCATCCTGGAATACGAGCCCCGGGGCACCGCCCAGCCTCCGGAACTTCACAGCGGGCGGCTTTTGCAGATGGCCCAGCGCTATGTCCAGGGGGAGCAGACCCTGTGCGCCGTGGTCAACCGCCGTCTGCTGCTGGTGTTTGGCCCCGAGCAGAAGGCCCTGGAGGTGCTCAAGCGCTTTCAGCAGGCCGCGGAGAGCTTTTACGAGGTCACCCTCAGCGGCGGGCTGAGCTCCCTGTCCCGGGGCGCAGAGGATATCCGCCGCTGCTATAACGAGGCCAAGATCGCCGCCCGGGCAGCGGCAAAAAACCACACCATTCTGGAGTACAGCGGCATCTCCCTGGATTTTGTGCTGCAGAATCTGGAGCCCAAGGTGAAAGCGGATGTGTGCCGGGCCATCTTTGAGGCGGTCCCGGAGGACGAGCGGGAGGAGCTGCTGGAGTGTCTAGTCCTCTATTTCCGCTGTGAGGGCAATGTGGAACGGGCTGCCCAGAGCATCCACGTGCACAAAAACACCTTCCGCTACCGCATGGGCAAGCTGGCCCAGTACACCGGCTACGACCTGCGCCGGCCCAGAGACGCCGCGATGCTCTACATCGCTATGCAGTTTTTGGATGCAGAACGCAATTCTTTTCCCGGGGGAAATAACCCACAGAAATGA
- a CDS encoding D-2-hydroxyacid dehydrogenase, with protein MKIVVLDGYTENPGDLSWDELAKLGDVTVYDRTSYVEDPIIAERIGDAEVVITNKTPISKQTIDKCPNMKLIAFLATGYNVADYNYAKEKGVLVCNVPTYGTACVGQYAIALLLEVCHHIGHHDKTVHEGKWANHIDWCYWDYPLIELDGKTAGIIGFGRIGQTTGRIAKALGMKVLAYDLYPNDSGKAIAEYVDLDTLLAQSDVVFLHCNLTADNEKMINKANIAKMKDGAILINNSRGQLIDEQDVTDALKSGKLGAAGLDVVYTEPIKADNPLLTAPNCIITPHMSWGAKEARQRIMDITVDNVKAYINGSPINVVNK; from the coding sequence ATGAAAATCGTAGTTCTGGATGGATATACCGAGAACCCCGGCGATCTGAGCTGGGACGAGCTGGCCAAGCTGGGCGATGTAACTGTCTATGACCGTACCTCCTATGTGGAGGACCCCATCATTGCCGAGCGCATCGGCGACGCCGAGGTGGTCATCACCAACAAGACCCCCATCTCCAAGCAGACCATTGACAAGTGCCCCAACATGAAGCTCATCGCCTTCCTGGCCACCGGCTACAATGTGGCCGACTATAACTACGCCAAGGAGAAGGGCGTGCTGGTGTGCAACGTGCCCACTTACGGTACTGCCTGCGTGGGTCAGTACGCCATCGCTCTGCTGCTGGAGGTGTGCCACCACATCGGCCACCACGATAAGACCGTCCACGAGGGCAAGTGGGCCAATCACATCGACTGGTGCTACTGGGATTACCCCCTCATCGAGCTGGACGGCAAGACTGCCGGTATCATCGGCTTCGGCCGCATCGGCCAGACCACCGGCCGCATTGCCAAAGCTCTGGGCATGAAGGTGCTGGCCTATGACCTGTACCCCAACGACTCCGGCAAGGCCATTGCCGAGTACGTGGATCTGGACACCCTGCTGGCCCAGTCCGACGTGGTCTTCCTGCACTGCAACCTCACTGCCGACAACGAGAAGATGATCAACAAGGCCAACATCGCCAAGATGAAGGACGGCGCCATCCTCATCAACAACTCCCGCGGTCAACTCATTGACGAGCAGGACGTCACCGACGCTCTGAAGTCCGGCAAGCTGGGCGCCGCCGGCCTGGACGTGGTGTACACCGAGCCCATCAAGGCGGACAATCCCCTGCTCACCGCCCCCAACTGCATCATCACGCCCCACATGTCCTGGGGTGCCAAGGAAGCCCGCCAGCGTATCATGGACATCACCGTGGACAACGTAAAGGCCTACATCAATGGCAGCCCCATCAACGTGGTGAATAAATAA
- a CDS encoding 5-oxoprolinase subunit PxpA, which yields MYTIDLNSDMGESFGAYRIGNDEGIIQHITSTNVACGYHAGDPMVMDKVVRMAKERGVAVGAHPGYPDLMGFGRRKMVLSTDEVKNYMKYQIGALMAFTQSYGLKLQHVAPHGALGNLCQYDREVSRAICEAVYEIDPSIRIFYCAGAVLGQEAQKIGLKTAAEIFADRAYMEDLSLVPRKQPGSMITDEDLAVERCIKMIKEHKVTAITGKEIAIQGDTLCVHGDGAKALAFVERIRKEFEAEGIQIRNFQ from the coding sequence ATGTATACCATCGATTTGAACAGCGACATGGGCGAAAGCTTCGGCGCTTACCGCATCGGAAACGACGAGGGCATCATCCAGCACATCACCTCCACCAACGTAGCCTGCGGCTACCACGCCGGCGACCCCATGGTCATGGATAAGGTGGTCCGCATGGCCAAGGAGCGGGGCGTGGCCGTGGGCGCTCACCCCGGCTATCCCGATCTGATGGGCTTTGGCCGCCGGAAGATGGTCCTGTCCACCGACGAGGTGAAAAACTACATGAAGTATCAGATCGGCGCTCTGATGGCCTTCACCCAGAGCTATGGCCTGAAGCTGCAGCATGTGGCTCCCCACGGCGCGCTGGGCAACCTGTGCCAGTATGACCGAGAGGTCTCCCGCGCCATCTGTGAGGCGGTATATGAGATCGACCCCTCCATCCGCATCTTCTACTGCGCCGGCGCTGTTCTGGGCCAGGAAGCTCAGAAGATCGGCCTGAAGACCGCGGCTGAGATCTTCGCTGACCGCGCCTACATGGAGGACCTGTCCCTGGTCCCCCGCAAGCAGCCCGGCTCTATGATCACCGACGAGGACCTGGCGGTGGAGCGCTGCATCAAGATGATCAAGGAGCACAAGGTCACCGCCATTACTGGCAAGGAAATCGCCATCCAGGGCGACACCCTGTGCGTCCACGGCGACGGCGCCAAGGCTCTGGCCTTTGTGGAGCGCATCCGCAAGGAGTTTGAAGCTGAGGGCATCCAGATCCGCAACTTCCAGTGA
- a CDS encoding biotin-dependent carboxyltransferase family protein, protein MGIVVENPGVLTTIQDKGRYGYEQFGVSPSGPMDLESFQIANILVGNSRDLSALEATMLGPTLRFTQDNIIAVTGGDMMPLLDEKPLPMNQAVLVKAGSVLKLRAARTGCRTYVAFAGGLDVPEVMGSRATGVQNKVGGLEGRKLAKGDEISFLAPKTALPRMESRRTDHPMPAGNQRVLRVILGPQDDAFTPKGIETFLGQPYHVTNDFDRMGCRLDGPVIEHKVDGNIISDGMVTGAIQVPTSGLPIIMLAERQTVGGYTKIATVITADLPVIGQCRPGDVIRFQSVTVSQAHQLWREMQQRLNTLDQNLNAPAPQAQPSVQAHQSPVYPATTLPGPVRRYRITVNGKVYETSIQVVSQ, encoded by the coding sequence ATGGGCATCGTAGTAGAAAATCCCGGAGTCCTGACCACCATTCAGGATAAAGGCCGGTACGGCTATGAGCAGTTCGGCGTCTCCCCCTCCGGCCCTATGGATCTGGAGTCCTTCCAGATCGCCAATATTCTGGTGGGCAATTCCAGAGATCTCAGCGCTCTGGAGGCCACCATGCTGGGTCCCACCCTGCGCTTTACTCAGGACAACATCATCGCCGTTACCGGCGGGGACATGATGCCCCTGCTGGACGAGAAGCCCCTGCCCATGAACCAGGCGGTTCTGGTAAAGGCGGGTTCAGTGCTGAAGCTGCGGGCTGCCCGCACCGGCTGCCGGACCTACGTGGCCTTTGCCGGCGGACTGGATGTCCCCGAGGTGATGGGCAGCCGGGCCACCGGTGTGCAGAATAAGGTAGGCGGCCTGGAGGGCCGCAAGCTGGCCAAGGGAGATGAGATCTCCTTTCTGGCCCCCAAGACAGCACTGCCCCGCATGGAATCCCGCCGCACCGACCACCCCATGCCCGCCGGAAACCAGCGGGTCCTGCGGGTCATTCTCGGTCCCCAGGACGACGCCTTCACCCCCAAAGGCATCGAAACCTTCCTGGGTCAGCCCTATCATGTGACCAACGACTTTGACCGCATGGGCTGCCGTCTGGACGGCCCGGTCATCGAGCATAAGGTAGACGGCAACATCATCTCCGACGGCATGGTCACCGGCGCCATCCAGGTGCCCACCTCGGGCCTGCCCATTATCATGCTGGCCGAGCGCCAGACCGTGGGCGGCTACACCAAGATCGCCACCGTCATCACCGCCGACCTGCCCGTCATCGGCCAGTGCCGCCCCGGCGACGTCATCCGCTTCCAGTCGGTCACCGTCTCCCAGGCCCACCAGCTGTGGCGGGAGATGCAGCAGCGGCTCAACACCTTGGATCAAAATCTGAATGCTCCGGCGCCCCAGGCCCAGCCTTCGGTCCAGGCTCACCAGTCTCCCGTTTACCCCGCGACTACCCTGCCTGGTCCTGTGCGCCGTTACCGCATTACCGTCAACGGAAAAGTCTATGAGACCTCCATCCAGGTGGTCTCCCAGTAA
- the pxpB gene encoding 5-oxoprolinase subunit PxpB, which produces MYTLHDVGDQALLVEFENEISMEVNRKVVALKRALEERRLPGIGELIPTYRSLVIHYDPLTADLDQLKEAIDQGVKHLDLSSLPKSIVTEIPVLYEGEYALDLEEIARIEGKTEEEIIRIHSQSDYYVYMLGFAPGHPYTARFENPFSFKRRETPRVRIPGGSIVVQLGLSDIIPFDQPCGWNIIGTTPILACDYRKKNPFLLKAGQWIRHVPVDKAEFMDIKRQVELGCYQPKTYEKEG; this is translated from the coding sequence ATGTATACCTTACATGACGTGGGCGATCAGGCCCTGTTGGTAGAATTTGAAAATGAGATCAGCATGGAGGTCAACCGGAAGGTGGTGGCCCTGAAGCGTGCTCTGGAGGAGCGGCGGCTCCCCGGGATTGGAGAACTCATCCCCACCTACCGCTCTCTGGTCATCCACTATGACCCTCTCACCGCAGATCTGGACCAGTTGAAGGAGGCCATTGACCAGGGCGTCAAGCACCTGGATCTGTCCAGCCTCCCCAAGTCCATTGTCACCGAGATCCCTGTCCTCTACGAAGGTGAATATGCCCTGGATCTGGAGGAGATCGCCCGCATCGAGGGCAAGACCGAGGAAGAGATCATCCGCATCCACAGTCAGAGCGATTATTATGTGTATATGCTGGGCTTTGCGCCCGGCCACCCCTACACCGCCCGCTTCGAGAACCCCTTCTCCTTCAAGCGGCGTGAGACCCCCCGAGTACGCATTCCCGGCGGCAGCATCGTGGTGCAGCTGGGGCTGAGCGACATCATCCCCTTCGATCAGCCCTGCGGCTGGAACATCATCGGCACCACTCCCATTCTGGCCTGTGACTACCGCAAGAAGAACCCCTTCCTGCTCAAGGCGGGCCAGTGGATCCGCCATGTCCCGGTGGACAAGGCGGAATTCATGGATATCAAGCGGCAGGTAGAGCTTGGCTGCTACCAGCCCAAGACCTATGAAAAGGAGGGCTGA
- a CDS encoding dicarboxylate/amino acid:cation symporter: MVEKKRKSFVKRMVTALILGVILGIVISLLKPSMSPATWDILNKIFFQDITVSEGRNAIGLFYIIQTVFTNALKLAIVPMVFFSIIMSVCGMNDMRKLGRIAGKTIITFVLFYLVACFFAAVVSELVINMGLYREFVVDSLAADVTEAETSNILVTIVNAVPDNMISALSSNNKMLAVITCSVIIGVSIAAMEDKIKVFKVFCDECSQIVQKFLDFLIIVCSPFSVFCMITRTFAIYGIDQVSNIFSYILVTIIVLIIYLLVAYPIAIGAATRCNPFIFMKKMIKVAIIAFGAAASAPALPLNRETCVKELGCSEEITDFVLPVGMTINMNGTAIMHIIGAAFIATCAGLEVTPMNYLTMTLLAIAASMGTPAIPAAGSVMLYAVLTGAGFNTELCTLIYSLVLAMNKPCEMVLTTLNVVGDAATTVIVSTSEKEFDKEIYNS, encoded by the coding sequence ATGGTTGAGAAGAAACGGAAAAGCTTTGTCAAGCGCATGGTGACAGCCCTCATCCTGGGTGTTATATTGGGTATTGTCATCTCCTTATTAAAACCCTCCATGTCCCCGGCCACGTGGGATATCCTGAATAAGATCTTCTTCCAGGACATCACGGTCAGCGAGGGGCGCAATGCCATCGGCCTGTTCTACATTATTCAAACCGTATTTACCAACGCACTGAAGCTGGCCATCGTGCCCATGGTCTTTTTCTCCATCATCATGTCCGTGTGCGGCATGAACGATATGAGAAAGCTGGGCCGCATCGCCGGCAAGACCATCATCACCTTCGTTCTGTTCTACCTGGTGGCCTGCTTCTTCGCCGCTGTGGTCTCTGAGCTGGTCATCAACATGGGTCTGTACCGTGAGTTCGTGGTGGACAGCCTGGCCGCCGATGTCACCGAGGCCGAGACCAGCAACATCCTGGTCACCATCGTCAACGCGGTGCCCGACAATATGATCTCCGCCCTGAGCAGCAACAACAAAATGCTGGCGGTCATCACCTGCTCCGTCATCATCGGCGTGAGCATCGCCGCTATGGAAGACAAGATCAAGGTCTTCAAGGTCTTCTGCGACGAGTGCAGCCAGATCGTGCAGAAGTTCCTGGACTTCCTGATCATCGTGTGCAGCCCCTTCTCCGTGTTCTGCATGATCACCCGCACCTTCGCCATCTACGGCATCGACCAGGTCAGCAACATCTTCTCTTACATCCTCGTCACCATCATTGTCCTGATCATCTACCTGCTGGTGGCCTATCCCATCGCCATCGGTGCTGCTACCCGCTGCAACCCCTTCATCTTCATGAAGAAGATGATCAAGGTGGCCATCATCGCCTTCGGCGCCGCCGCCTCTGCCCCCGCCCTGCCCCTCAACCGTGAGACCTGCGTGAAGGAGCTGGGCTGCTCTGAGGAGATCACCGACTTCGTACTGCCCGTGGGCATGACCATCAACATGAACGGCACCGCCATCATGCACATCATCGGCGCCGCCTTCATCGCCACCTGCGCCGGTCTGGAAGTCACCCCCATGAACTACCTGACCATGACCCTGCTGGCCATCGCCGCCTCCATGGGCACCCCCGCCATCCCCGCCGCCGGTTCCGTTATGCTGTACGCGGTTCTCACCGGCGCCGGCTTCAACACCGAGCTTTGTACCCTCATCTACTCTCTGGTGCTTGCCATGAACAAGCCCTGCGAGATGGTCCTGACCACCCTGAACGTGGTGGGCGACGCGGCTACCACCGTGATTGTCTCCACCAGCGAGAAGGAGTTCGACAAGGAGATCTACAACAGCTGA
- a CDS encoding pyridoxal phosphate-dependent aminotransferase translates to MFETAKRMEMLPFSGIRVMMEKATQMQKKGEDVIHMEIGRPDFDTPQVIKDAAYDSIRRGNVFYTSNYGTPELRKAIAEKLKRDNNVDYTADEILVTIGVGEGTYAAVAAFLNPGDEVLVPDPVWLNYIHVPNFFGAVPVSYKLREENDFQIDLKELESLITDKTRMLVINTPGNPTGVVQSYETLKGLADIAIRHDLIVVSDEIYEKLVYGGEKHISIASLPGMKERTITLNGFSKCYSMTGWRLGYAAAPVDFIKAMVRVHQYINTCAASFVQEAGITALKKAEPDVQEMVKEYARRRDYMVSAINSMDGVSCKTPGGAFYVFMNIKSFGMSSADMANYLLEEAKIATVPGSAFGSQGEGYVRFSYACSYERIVEGMERMRKALAKLPKKA, encoded by the coding sequence ATGTTTGAAACTGCTAAGCGTATGGAGATGCTCCCGTTTTCCGGCATCCGTGTCATGATGGAGAAGGCCACCCAGATGCAGAAGAAGGGTGAGGACGTCATTCATATGGAGATCGGCCGCCCCGACTTCGATACCCCCCAGGTCATTAAGGATGCCGCTTATGACAGCATCCGCCGGGGCAACGTGTTCTACACCTCTAACTATGGTACCCCTGAGCTGCGCAAGGCCATCGCCGAAAAGCTCAAGCGGGACAACAACGTGGACTACACCGCCGACGAGATCCTGGTGACCATCGGCGTGGGCGAGGGCACCTACGCCGCGGTAGCCGCCTTCCTCAACCCCGGCGACGAGGTTCTGGTTCCCGATCCCGTGTGGCTCAACTACATCCACGTGCCCAACTTCTTCGGCGCTGTTCCTGTCAGCTACAAGCTGCGGGAGGAGAACGACTTCCAGATCGACCTCAAGGAGCTGGAGAGCCTCATCACCGATAAGACCCGCATGCTGGTTATCAACACCCCCGGCAACCCCACCGGCGTGGTGCAGTCCTATGAGACCCTGAAGGGCCTGGCCGATATCGCCATCCGTCACGACCTGATCGTGGTCTCCGACGAGATCTATGAGAAGCTGGTCTACGGCGGCGAGAAGCACATCAGCATCGCCTCTCTGCCCGGCATGAAGGAGCGCACCATCACCCTCAACGGCTTCTCCAAGTGCTACTCCATGACCGGCTGGCGTCTGGGCTATGCCGCCGCTCCCGTGGACTTCATCAAGGCTATGGTCCGCGTCCACCAGTACATCAACACCTGTGCCGCTTCCTTTGTCCAGGAGGCCGGTATCACCGCCCTGAAGAAGGCTGAGCCCGACGTGCAGGAGATGGTGAAGGAGTACGCCCGCCGCAGAGACTACATGGTCTCCGCCATCAACAGCATGGACGGCGTGAGCTGCAAGACCCCCGGCGGCGCCTTCTATGTCTTCATGAACATCAAGTCCTTCGGCATGTCCTCCGCCGATATGGCCAACTACCTGCTGGAGGAGGCCAAGATCGCCACCGTGCCCGGCTCCGCCTTCGGTTCTCAGGGCGAGGGCTACGTCCGCTTCTCCTACGCCTGCAGCTATGAGCGCATCGTAGAGGGCATGGAGCGCATGCGCAAGGCTCTGGCCAAGCTGCCCAAGAAGGCTTAA
- a CDS encoding LysR family transcriptional regulator: protein MDLADIEMFLSIVSTKSISKTADALFLSQPTVSHRLKLLEKELNCSLILRSKGFKQIELTPEGADFIPIAERMMSLWKETRLLQGRRERTLLTIGCTDSVNVALLAPFYRQLIHSGTVLDLNIRTHQSSELYSILDAHDIDLAFVYYQLYYKNILCECVFEEQMYLVQSSNPAVEKPLVHTEELDPAKELFLKWDDPYQIWHDQWLTSYSRPCLSADTITVISKMWNPREQYWMIAPESVIHELYGSHALYVSRLENPPPNRCCYKIKHRNPLITTEKALDYFERNLAQYLQNLKFDLHIGQTWQRF from the coding sequence ATGGATCTGGCCGATATCGAGATGTTTCTCTCCATTGTCAGTACCAAGAGCATTTCCAAAACAGCGGATGCCCTCTTTCTCTCCCAGCCTACGGTGAGCCACCGGCTCAAGCTGCTGGAAAAGGAACTGAACTGCTCGCTGATTCTCCGCAGCAAGGGATTTAAACAGATCGAGCTCACCCCAGAGGGGGCCGACTTCATCCCCATTGCGGAGCGGATGATGTCTCTGTGGAAGGAGACCCGCCTGCTTCAGGGGCGGCGGGAGCGGACGCTGCTCACCATCGGCTGCACCGACAGTGTGAACGTGGCCCTGCTGGCGCCCTTTTACCGGCAGCTCATCCACAGTGGGACGGTGCTGGATCTCAACATCCGCACCCATCAGTCCTCAGAGCTGTACAGCATCCTGGACGCCCACGACATCGACCTGGCCTTTGTGTACTACCAGCTCTACTACAAAAACATTCTCTGTGAGTGTGTCTTTGAGGAGCAGATGTACCTGGTCCAGTCCTCCAACCCGGCGGTGGAGAAGCCCCTGGTCCACACCGAGGAGCTTGACCCCGCCAAAGAGCTGTTTTTAAAGTGGGACGATCCCTATCAGATCTGGCACGACCAGTGGCTGACCAGTTATTCCCGTCCCTGTCTGTCCGCCGACACCATTACGGTGATCTCCAAAATGTGGAACCCCAGAGAACAGTACTGGATGATCGCCCCGGAATCGGTGATTCATGAGCTCTACGGCAGCCACGCCCTGTATGTCAGCCGGCTGGAGAATCCTCCCCCCAACCGCTGCTGCTACAAGATCAAGCACCGCAATCCTCTGATCACCACGGAAAAAGCGTTGGACTATTTTGAACGCAACCTGGCTCAATATCTGCAGAATCTGAAATTTGATCTGCACATCGGCCAGACCTGGCAACGTTTTTAA
- a CDS encoding RraA family protein translates to MAVGCRIKKNIVRPDRSLVEAFRGIPVANIDDCMNRLSAVQAELCPMNSSPLLGTAFTVKCPAGDNLMFHKALDLAQPGDVLVIAAGGSMSRALCGEIMATYARSRGIAGFIIDGCVRDRDELAQFTDFPVYAKGVIPNGPYKNGPGEINFPVSVGGQVICPGDILVGDGDSILVIKPEDAEELAKAAKAVKVKEEGQLEGIKTGKGFPRPFVDQILEQIGVEYVD, encoded by the coding sequence ATGGCAGTTGGATGCAGAATTAAAAAGAATATCGTTCGTCCCGATCGCAGCCTGGTGGAGGCTTTCCGCGGCATTCCCGTGGCCAACATCGACGACTGCATGAATCGTCTCTCCGCCGTTCAGGCTGAGCTTTGCCCCATGAACTCCTCTCCCCTGCTGGGCACCGCCTTTACCGTAAAGTGCCCCGCCGGTGATAACCTCATGTTCCACAAGGCCCTGGATCTGGCCCAGCCCGGCGACGTGCTGGTCATCGCTGCCGGCGGCAGCATGAGCCGCGCCCTGTGCGGTGAGATCATGGCCACCTATGCCCGTAGCCGCGGCATCGCCGGTTTCATCATCGACGGCTGTGTCCGTGACCGGGACGAGCTGGCTCAGTTCACCGACTTCCCTGTCTATGCCAAGGGCGTTATCCCCAACGGCCCCTATAAGAACGGCCCCGGCGAGATCAACTTCCCCGTCAGCGTGGGCGGCCAGGTCATCTGCCCGGGCGACATCCTGGTGGGCGACGGCGACAGCATCCTGGTGATCAAGCCTGAGGACGCGGAAGAGCTGGCCAAGGCCGCCAAGGCGGTCAAGGTCAAAGAGGAGGGCCAGCTGGAGGGCATCAAGACCGGCAAGGGCTTCCCCCGTCCCTTCGTGGACCAGATCCTGGAGCAGATCGGCGTAGAGTACGTGGACTGA